Proteins from one Nitrososphaerota archaeon genomic window:
- a CDS encoding biotin/lipoate A/B protein ligase family protein: protein MKEWRLILYENVDNAYMNLAIEEAIARACGKKIVKNTLRFWRNKGAIVIGYFQNAFEEINIEECKKYDLQIVRRFTGGGAVYHDIGNLNYSISVSNEEEWIPKDIYGFFGIFIDIIINGLKKIGVKAFKKGINNIFYEEKKISGLAASNQWETAFLHGCLLVSANIDIMRKVLKKMKNETINIENILGYKIPLEKIIKALKESFEEKLNIKIIEEDLTKYEYNLANKLYKEKYIKEEWNFKII, encoded by the coding sequence TTGAAAGAATGGAGATTAATTCTTTACGAAAATGTTGATAATGCTTATATGAATCTTGCTATAGAAGAAGCTATTGCTAGAGCATGCGGGAAAAAAATAGTTAAGAATACTTTAAGATTTTGGCGTAATAAAGGAGCGATTGTAATAGGATATTTTCAAAATGCTTTTGAAGAAATTAATATTGAAGAATGTAAAAAGTATGATTTGCAAATTGTTAGAAGGTTTACTGGAGGAGGAGCAGTATATCATGATATTGGAAATTTAAATTACTCTATAAGTGTTTCAAATGAAGAGGAATGGATTCCAAAGGATATATATGGTTTTTTTGGGATATTCATAGATATTATAATAAATGGTTTAAAAAAAATTGGTGTAAAAGCATTTAAAAAAGGAATAAATAATATTTTTTATGAAGAAAAAAAGATTTCTGGATTAGCTGCATCAAACCAATGGGAAACCGCATTTTTGCATGGTTGTTTATTAGTTTCAGCTAATATAGATATAATGAGAAAAGTTCTTAAAAAAATGAAAAATGAAACAATTAATATAGAAAATATTTTAGGATATAAAATTCCTTTAGAAAAAATTATAAAAGCATTAAAAGAAAGCTTTGAAGAAAAATTAAATATAAAAATAATAGAAGAGGATTTAACAAAATATGAATATAATTTAGCAAATAAGCTTTATAAAGAAAAATATATTAAAGAAGAATGGAATTTTAAAATAATTTAA
- a CDS encoding radical SAM protein: MSDSISNSSNEITSKTIELLKSTIDKKFIRFILRKFCNECKKDKKNRLEIALEFFSGERNNACIFCSYLVTPIVKWAVLKGGQSFGLSEEKLKEKFKDVYWRRGLVNVINGVAKFGVSKPFTPGAPFLVVWNFTRMCNLKCKHCYASALTPHPLELNTEEALKAIDKMSKAGVNIIAFSGGEPLLRKDFFEVASYASNKGIFTAVATNATIINKNIAKKLKECNIGYVQISLDGAKAETHDSFRGVDGIFEKTIEGIKNCINEGIFTEVATTVTKYNLNEIPEILDLCERLGVNWWMMYNFIPTGRGKDIVENDLDPEEREELLKMLWERLKKEGKMQVLSTAPQFARVAIQMEGGKINNKEVIIPTHFYNPHLSGQLINLSEFIGGCGAGRFYCALDYDGSITPCVFFPLKVGDIRKDDFEEIWNKNKVFLDLRNREKLHGHCGECEYKYVCGGCRARAYAYFKDYLAPDPGCINNIREWEKIKGKIEVKIHE, from the coding sequence ATGAGCGATTCTATTTCAAATTCTTCAAATGAAATAACATCTAAAACAATAGAATTATTAAAATCAACTATAGATAAAAAATTTATACGCTTTATATTAAGAAAATTTTGTAATGAATGTAAAAAAGATAAAAAAAATAGATTAGAAATTGCTCTAGAATTTTTTTCAGGAGAAAGAAATAATGCTTGTATTTTTTGTTCATACTTAGTAACTCCTATTGTAAAATGGGCTGTTTTAAAGGGCGGGCAATCTTTTGGTTTAAGTGAAGAGAAACTTAAAGAAAAATTTAAAGATGTGTATTGGAGAAGGGGATTGGTTAATGTTATAAATGGTGTTGCTAAATTTGGAGTATCAAAACCTTTTACTCCAGGCGCACCTTTTTTAGTTGTTTGGAATTTTACTAGAATGTGCAATTTAAAATGTAAGCATTGCTATGCTTCAGCTTTAACTCCTCATCCACTTGAATTAAATACTGAAGAAGCTTTAAAAGCTATTGATAAAATGAGTAAAGCAGGTGTAAATATAATTGCTTTTTCTGGAGGAGAACCATTATTAAGAAAAGATTTCTTTGAAGTAGCTTCTTATGCTTCAAATAAAGGAATATTTACTGCTGTTGCAACAAATGCAACAATTATTAATAAAAATATTGCTAAAAAATTAAAAGAATGCAATATTGGTTATGTTCAAATAAGTTTAGATGGAGCAAAAGCTGAAACTCATGATTCTTTTAGAGGAGTTGATGGGATATTTGAAAAAACAATTGAAGGAATTAAAAATTGTATTAATGAGGGAATTTTTACAGAAGTTGCTACAACTGTAACAAAATATAATTTAAATGAAATTCCTGAAATATTAGATTTATGTGAAAGACTAGGAGTTAATTGGTGGATGATGTATAATTTTATTCCAACTGGTAGAGGTAAAGATATTGTTGAAAATGATCTTGACCCAGAAGAAAGAGAAGAACTACTTAAGATGCTTTGGGAAAGGCTTAAAAAAGAAGGGAAAATGCAGGTATTATCTACTGCTCCTCAATTTGCAAGAGTCGCAATTCAAATGGAAGGAGGAAAAATAAATAATAAAGAAGTAATAATTCCTACACACTTTTATAATCCTCATTTAAGCGGACAATTAATTAATTTAAGCGAATTTATTGGTGGATGCGGTGCTGGAAGATTTTATTGTGCATTAGATTATGATGGATCTATTACTCCATGCGTATTCTTCCCATTAAAAGTAGGAGATATAAGGAAAGATGATTTTGAAGAAATATGGAATAAAAATAAAGTTTTCTTAGATTTGAGGAATAGAGAAAAACTTCATGGTCATTGTGGAGAATGCGAATATAAATATGTTTGTGGAGGTTGTAGGGCAAGAGCTTATGCTTATTTTAAAGATTATTTAGCACCTGATCCAGGGTGTATAAATAATATTAGAGAATGGGAGAAAATAAAAGGAAAAATAGAGGTAAAAATACATGAATAA
- a CDS encoding BadF/BadG/BcrA/BcrD ATPase family protein produces the protein MLILGLDGGATKTNCIIINEKYEIIGIGSSGPCNYHAVGIENAKKNIEEAIRNALKNTKYEKEKIDIAGLGIGGANTNKDYEIISDIIKSIGLIEKYKIVNDVNVAYYACSKGKPGIVTVAGTGSIVYGRNSIGKECYSGGWGWLIGDEGSAFDIARKAIQEATRAFDGRGRKTILVDLLIKELNLKDFNEIIDYVYSKVESHRIARLAPIVTKAAIKGDKIAKNILNNAAEELILAAKTVYKKLRMEKEDKVIVGGVGGVFNSNIIWRKYKSSMKELPNVYVHPLLKGHQPAIGGIILALKEIIGGYNKKLIDKLFKKVEEINLSKK, from the coding sequence ATGTTAATACTTGGTCTTGATGGAGGAGCAACAAAAACTAATTGTATAATAATTAATGAAAAATATGAAATAATTGGTATAGGTTCTTCAGGACCATGTAATTATCATGCAGTAGGAATAGAAAATGCGAAGAAAAATATTGAAGAAGCTATTAGAAACGCTTTAAAAAATACAAAATATGAAAAAGAGAAGATAGATATAGCTGGATTAGGAATAGGTGGAGCAAATACTAATAAAGATTATGAAATAATATCAGATATTATAAAATCAATAGGATTAATTGAGAAATATAAAATTGTAAATGATGTAAATGTAGCATATTATGCATGTAGTAAAGGGAAACCTGGAATTGTAACAGTAGCAGGGACTGGATCAATAGTATATGGAAGAAATAGTATTGGTAAAGAATGTTATAGTGGAGGATGGGGATGGTTAATAGGAGATGAGGGAAGTGCATTTGATATTGCTAGAAAAGCAATACAGGAAGCAACAAGAGCATTCGATGGAAGAGGGAGAAAAACAATTTTAGTTGATCTATTAATTAAAGAACTTAATTTAAAAGATTTCAATGAAATAATAGATTATGTATATAGTAAAGTAGAATCTCATAGAATTGCTAGATTAGCTCCAATAGTTACAAAAGCTGCTATTAAAGGAGATAAAATTGCAAAAAATATATTAAATAATGCAGCTGAAGAATTAATTTTAGCTGCAAAAACAGTTTATAAAAAATTAAGAATGGAAAAAGAAGATAAAGTTATAGTAGGTGGAGTTGGAGGAGTATTCAATTCCAACATTATATGGAGAAAATATAAAAGCAGTATGAAAGAATTACCAAATGTGTACGTTCATCCTTTATTAAAAGGGCATCAGCCAGCTATTGGTGGAATAATTTTAGCATTAAAAGAAATCATAGGAGGATATAATAAAAAATTAATAGATAAACTTTTTAAAAAAGTTGAAGAAATAAATTTAAGTAAAAAATGA
- the aroD gene encoding type I 3-dehydroquinate dehydratase: MMKNFMICTSLKCKNNFELKNKIRKAFNLGSDYVEIRLDYFKKIDIKNFKKIIKPFINKCILTYRINNEKSIKKMEEKKFFIKELLELKPAFIDIEEKYYKRMLDIIDHIKNENIQLIISWHDFNGTPSINRLIKILERMKMYGNLYKIVTTAKSINDNYKILNLYDYLNSNEKNKLIAFCMGEKGLISRILCVFAGAPFTYASLFNQKTAPGQLSIIEMRKIYELIKKF, translated from the coding sequence ATGATGAAAAATTTTATGATATGTACTTCTCTTAAATGCAAAAACAATTTTGAATTAAAGAATAAAATAAGGAAAGCATTCAATTTAGGATCAGATTATGTAGAAATTAGACTTGATTATTTTAAAAAAATTGATATAAAAAATTTTAAAAAAATTATTAAACCATTCATTAATAAATGCATTTTAACTTATAGAATAAACAATGAGAAATCTATTAAGAAAATGGAAGAGAAAAAATTTTTTATTAAAGAATTATTAGAATTAAAACCTGCATTTATAGATATTGAAGAGAAATATTATAAAAGAATGTTAGATATAATAGATCATATTAAAAATGAAAATATTCAATTAATAATTTCTTGGCATGATTTTAATGGGACTCCTTCAATAAATAGATTAATAAAAATTCTTGAAAGAATGAAAATGTACGGTAACTTATATAAAATTGTTACTACTGCAAAATCAATAAATGATAATTATAAAATACTTAATTTATATGATTACTTAAATTCGAATGAGAAAAATAAATTAATTGCATTCTGTATGGGTGAAAAAGGTTTAATATCCAGAATTTTATGTGTTTTTGCTGGTGCACCATTTACTTATGCTTCTCTTTTTAATCAAAAAACTGCTCCTGGACAATTAAGTATAATTGAGATGAGAAAAATCTATGAGCTCATTAAAAAATTTTGA
- a CDS encoding 3-dehydroquinate synthase II — MEKRIIIYLPKNISNKKELIEASLKNGFNIIFFEEYENIINDFKGKIIALAPKNDIAINYSFNEISEAKNISGEKIPIIKIERKEDEKKVLEFAEKNFPAIIIDLKDIKIIPLENIVALLHKKNIKIYAFTESIEEIRPFLNVLEIGIDGVITPCKNKNDIEKLVSFKPLFSRIKLQLVKIIDIKDVGIGDRACIDTITMLNQGEGALIGSTSNFLFLIDNESIGSKFSAPRPFRINAGAIHSYILQPGNKTKYLSEIETGDQILIVNKMGETKEVTVGRNKIERRPLKLIKAMNKEVGSIIVQNAETIRFINENSSIPVTDLKIGDKVLAYIRNKSGRHFGIEVNEYIIEK; from the coding sequence ATGGAAAAAAGAATAATAATCTATTTGCCTAAAAATATTAGTAATAAAAAAGAACTAATTGAAGCATCTTTAAAAAACGGTTTTAATATTATATTCTTTGAAGAATATGAAAATATAATAAATGATTTTAAAGGAAAAATAATAGCTTTAGCTCCAAAAAATGATATTGCTATTAATTATAGTTTTAATGAAATTTCTGAAGCAAAAAATATAAGTGGAGAAAAAATTCCAATAATTAAAATAGAGAGAAAAGAAGATGAAAAGAAAGTTTTAGAATTTGCTGAAAAAAATTTTCCAGCTATAATTATTGATTTAAAAGATATTAAGATAATTCCTTTAGAAAATATTGTTGCTTTGCTTCATAAAAAGAATATTAAAATTTACGCTTTTACAGAATCAATTGAGGAAATCCGACCTTTCCTTAATGTTCTTGAAATAGGGATAGATGGTGTAATAACTCCTTGTAAAAATAAAAATGATATAGAAAAATTAGTAAGTTTTAAACCACTATTTTCTAGAATAAAGCTTCAATTAGTAAAAATTATAGATATTAAAGATGTTGGAATTGGTGATAGAGCTTGTATAGATACAATTACTATGCTAAATCAAGGAGAAGGAGCACTTATTGGTAGTACATCAAACTTCTTATTTTTAATAGATAATGAATCTATTGGTTCAAAATTTAGTGCTCCAAGACCTTTTAGAATTAATGCAGGTGCAATTCATTCATATATTTTACAACCAGGAAATAAAACAAAGTATTTATCTGAAATAGAAACTGGAGATCAAATACTAATTGTTAATAAAATGGGAGAAACAAAAGAAGTTACTGTAGGAAGGAATAAAATAGAAAGAAGGCCTTTGAAACTTATTAAAGCAATGAATAAAGAAGTAGGTTCGATAATTGTGCAAAATGCTGAAACAATAAGATTTATTAATGAAAATTCATCTATACCTGTAACAGATTTAAAAATTGGAGATAAAGTTTTAGCATATATAAGAAATAAAAGTGGCAGACATTTTGGAATAGAAGTAAATGAATATATAATTGAAAAATAG
- a CDS encoding 2-amino-3,7-dideoxy-D-threo-hept-6-ulosonate synthase → MVSGKSIRLNRITFDGKMLCIPMDHGVTIGPVKGLDEIFKTIDSIQKGGASAVLLHKGIIKSLPKTLKIGIIMHFSASTIFSLSPNRKMIVASVEEALRLGVDAVSIHVNIGCDEEPEMISSLGELADECDKWNIPLIAMMYPRGQRIKNEFDPEIVAHVARIGAELGADIVKTVYTGSSESFRKVVNRCPVPIVIAGGPKVENDKQVLEMAKGAMDAGAIGVTFGRNVFQHENPKAIVKALASIVFRKSNVEEALEVLNKEWKKE, encoded by the coding sequence ATGGTTTCAGGAAAAAGCATAAGGTTAAATAGAATAACTTTTGATGGGAAAATGCTATGTATTCCAATGGATCATGGAGTCACTATCGGTCCTGTTAAAGGTTTAGATGAAATATTTAAAACAATAGATTCTATCCAAAAAGGAGGAGCTTCAGCAGTACTTTTGCATAAAGGAATTATTAAATCTTTACCAAAAACATTAAAAATTGGAATTATAATGCATTTTTCTGCAAGCACAATTTTCTCTTTATCCCCAAATAGAAAAATGATTGTTGCAAGTGTAGAAGAAGCTTTAAGACTTGGAGTTGATGCTGTTTCTATTCATGTTAATATAGGTTGCGATGAAGAACCTGAAATGATTTCAAGCTTAGGAGAATTAGCTGATGAATGTGATAAGTGGAATATTCCATTAATTGCAATGATGTATCCTAGAGGACAAAGAATAAAAAATGAATTCGATCCTGAAATAGTTGCACATGTTGCAAGAATTGGAGCTGAGCTTGGAGCAGATATTGTAAAAACAGTTTATACAGGGAGCTCAGAATCTTTTAGAAAAGTAGTTAATAGATGTCCAGTACCAATAGTCATTGCAGGTGGTCCAAAAGTTGAAAATGATAAGCAAGTTCTTGAAATGGCAAAAGGTGCGATGGATGCAGGAGCAATTGGTGTAACATTTGGAAGAAATGTTTTTCAGCATGAAAATCCAAAAGCAATAGTAAAAGCATTAGCTAGTATAGTTTTTAGAAAAAGTAATGTTGAAGAAGCATTGGAGGTTTTAAATAAAGAATGGAAAAAAGAATAA
- a CDS encoding metallophosphoesterase, whose protein sequence is MKIIAVGDIHSPKFLGIFKESLKGIIDFNDVNLFLLAGDIVLKNNFNEIKNVLLTIREFFKGEIISCFGNEEYESSINEYLKYSDIKWLNDEVYTINLNNTKISIIGSKGSLDRPTYWQRKNIENIHDIYKKRIEKIDLMLENLSSEIKIVLTHYPPTYKTLIGEIERAWPEMGCKQFEKIIEKHQPNLWIHAHAHNSIVHETYIDGTFVVNVSLPARKKVTIIDLSKLKSGRLTSFI, encoded by the coding sequence ATGAAAATAATTGCTGTTGGAGATATTCATAGCCCAAAATTTTTAGGAATTTTTAAAGAATCTTTAAAGGGAATAATCGATTTTAATGATGTAAATTTATTTTTATTGGCTGGAGATATTGTTTTAAAAAATAATTTTAATGAAATAAAAAATGTTTTATTAACTATAAGAGAATTTTTTAAAGGAGAAATCATTTCATGTTTTGGAAATGAAGAATATGAATCTAGCATTAATGAATATTTAAAATATTCTGATATTAAATGGCTTAATGATGAAGTTTATACAATTAATTTAAATAATACAAAAATTTCTATAATCGGCTCAAAAGGCTCTCTTGATAGACCAACTTATTGGCAAAGAAAAAATATTGAAAATATACATGATATATATAAAAAAAGGATTGAAAAAATAGATTTAATGCTTGAAAATCTTTCATCTGAAATAAAAATAGTTTTAACACATTATCCTCCTACATATAAAACTTTGATTGGGGAAATAGAAAGAGCTTGGCCTGAAATGGGTTGTAAACAATTTGAAAAAATTATTGAAAAACATCAACCTAATTTATGGATTCATGCTCATGCGCATAATAGCATAGTTCATGAAACATATATTGATGGAACATTCGTAGTAAATGTTTCTCTTCCAGCAAGAAAAAAAGTGACAATAATAGATTTATCAAAATTAAAAAGTGGAAGATTAACAAGTTTTATATAA
- a CDS encoding aspartate kinase, producing the protein MKLGGSILDNIENIEKASELIHKQFLNGKKIIIVISALKGVTDNLLNLAKKANPNISDAELASILSMGEKISARIFSAALSNKKLKTIVIDTESKYWPIITDDNYLDANPILEETETLIKNNLEPLLNEGFIPIVCGFIGKNKKGEITTLGRGGSDTTAILIGNCINAKEVLFVKDVGAIFSIDPKKVSNAKIVKNLSIDEAYLLTSGGAKILQSKALKYVKNGMIIKIIDLSGSELSTISSGEIPELKIETFDKPISMLTIVFERKLQETSIESLINEIRKMNVEVVLTSFDLNSAILYLAYENSLNEILKKIHYLIIEKGLGKAMSIFEDLIMITIKGSAIETVPGIIDRIIHPLAERRINIYGLATISSSIRLFILKNDFENVLNLIKNVLEVIKNEKD; encoded by the coding sequence ATTAAATTAGGCGGCTCTATTTTAGATAATATTGAAAATATTGAAAAAGCCTCCGAATTAATTCATAAGCAATTTTTAAATGGTAAAAAAATAATAATCGTTATTTCAGCTTTAAAAGGCGTAACTGATAATCTTTTAAATTTAGCTAAGAAAGCCAATCCAAATATTTCTGATGCAGAATTAGCTTCAATACTTTCAATGGGTGAAAAAATTAGTGCAAGAATATTTTCCGCTGCTCTTTCTAATAAAAAACTTAAAACAATAGTAATAGATACTGAATCTAAATATTGGCCAATAATTACTGATGATAATTATCTTGATGCTAATCCTATTTTAGAAGAAACAGAGACTCTTATTAAAAATAATTTAGAACCATTATTAAACGAAGGTTTTATCCCAATTGTTTGTGGATTTATTGGAAAAAATAAGAAAGGAGAAATAACAACTCTTGGAAGAGGTGGAAGTGATACTACTGCAATACTTATTGGAAATTGTATAAATGCAAAAGAAGTTTTATTCGTTAAAGATGTCGGAGCAATTTTTTCAATAGATCCTAAAAAAGTTTCAAATGCTAAAATTGTAAAAAATCTTTCAATTGATGAAGCATACTTATTAACTTCTGGAGGAGCTAAAATACTTCAATCTAAAGCATTAAAATATGTAAAAAATGGAATGATTATTAAAATAATAGATTTAAGTGGTTCTGAATTATCTACAATTTCAAGTGGAGAAATTCCTGAATTAAAAATTGAAACATTCGATAAGCCTATCTCAATGCTTACAATTGTTTTTGAAAGAAAACTTCAAGAAACTTCAATAGAATCATTAATAAATGAAATTAGAAAAATGAATGTTGAAGTAGTATTAACAAGTTTTGATTTAAATTCTGCAATACTATACTTAGCTTATGAAAATTCTCTTAATGAAATATTAAAGAAAATACATTATTTAATTATTGAAAAAGGTTTAGGTAAAGCTATGAGTATTTTTGAAGATTTAATTATGATAACGATAAAAGGGAGTGCTATAGAAACTGTTCCAGGAATTATTGATCGTATTATTCATCCTTTAGCGGAAAGAAGAATAAACATATATGGATTAGCAACAATAAGTTCTTCTATAAGACTATTTATATTAAAAAATGATTTTGAAAATGTTTTAAATTTAATTAAAAATGTTTTGGAGGTGATTAAAAATGAAAAAGATTAA
- a CDS encoding PadR family transcriptional regulator, with protein sequence MNKNGKTLKNIFRGILSVIILWILWKEPMHGYDIILKISELTGFKFNAGVVYPILYQLEELNLIKGEWKQVGIRQRIKLYKITENGIKILQETSSRLQNLFKSLIDLIH encoded by the coding sequence ATGAATAAAAATGGAAAAACTCTTAAAAATATTTTCCGAGGTATATTAAGTGTCATTATATTATGGATACTTTGGAAAGAACCAATGCATGGTTATGATATAATATTAAAAATTTCTGAATTAACTGGATTTAAATTTAATGCAGGAGTAGTTTATCCCATTCTTTATCAACTTGAAGAATTGAATTTAATTAAAGGTGAATGGAAACAAGTTGGTATAAGGCAAAGAATAAAACTTTATAAAATTACTGAAAATGGAATAAAAATTCTTCAAGAAACAAGTAGCAGATTGCAAAACTTATTCAAAAGTTTAATCGATCTTATCCATTGA
- the aroE gene encoding shikimate dehydrogenase, which translates to MSSLKNFEINAETRLVCLIGDPIEKSFSPKIHNAWFNYFKLNYVYLAFKIPSFKLKEAINGLRILNVIGFNVTIPHKISIINFLDEIDSQAKNIGAVNTVLNKNDKFIGFNTDIDGVFYAFDKANVSINGSTCLIIGAGGAAKACAHAFSIRKCKKIIILNRSLEKAISLSKEIKEKYNIESLYEELNKENIKKFSNISDIIVNATPIGSYYTSNESVFPKELLREDLVIFDVVYNPIKTKLIKDAIDKGAKIVYGIDMLIGQAAKAFKIWTGLEPPIEIAFNILKSELSFS; encoded by the coding sequence ATGAGCTCATTAAAAAATTTTGAAATAAATGCTGAAACAAGATTAGTTTGTTTAATAGGAGATCCTATAGAAAAATCTTTTTCACCAAAAATCCATAATGCTTGGTTTAATTATTTTAAATTGAATTATGTATATTTAGCTTTTAAAATACCTTCATTTAAACTTAAAGAAGCAATAAATGGATTACGAATATTAAATGTTATAGGATTCAATGTAACAATTCCACATAAAATTTCAATAATTAATTTTTTAGATGAAATTGATTCTCAAGCTAAAAATATTGGTGCTGTGAATACTGTTTTAAATAAAAATGATAAATTTATTGGTTTTAATACAGATATAGATGGTGTATTTTATGCATTTGATAAAGCTAATGTTTCAATAAATGGAAGTACTTGTTTAATCATAGGTGCTGGAGGAGCTGCTAAAGCATGTGCTCATGCATTTTCTATTAGAAAATGTAAAAAAATAATAATTTTAAATAGAAGCTTAGAAAAAGCAATTTCTTTATCAAAAGAAATAAAAGAAAAATATAATATAGAAAGTTTATATGAAGAATTAAATAAAGAAAATATTAAAAAATTCTCTAATATAAGTGATATTATTGTTAATGCTACTCCAATAGGATCATATTATACTTCAAATGAAAGTGTCTTTCCAAAAGAATTATTAAGAGAAGATTTAGTGATATTTGATGTAGTGTATAATCCCATTAAAACAAAATTAATAAAAGATGCTATTGATAAAGGTGCAAAAATTGTTTATGGTATAGATATGCTAATTGGACAAGCTGCAAAAGCGTTTAAAATATGGACTGGATTAGAGCCACCTATAGAAATAGCTTTCAATATTCTTAAATCAGAGTTGAGTTTTTCTTGA
- the asd gene encoding aspartate-semialdehyde dehydrogenase: protein MKKIKVALLGATGMVGQNFLRMLATNPFFEVSNLVGYTSVGKKYGEAVEWIVSQDIPEEYIDKIVFESDPKKIDAEIVFSALPGNVARGIESQFSEAGFPVISNASAYRLEKDVPLIVPEINVEHLELIKIQKRNRKWDGFIVTNPNCSTIALVLALKPIHDLLTIKKVFVTTMQAVSGAGYPGVPSLKIIDNVIPFIEQEEEKMETETLKILGKFNGESIDYANIKVSASCNRVPVIDGHMESVYIETEEEIDIEEVKNALKNFKGKPQELNLPTAPKEPIIVREEKDRPQPRMDRLSGSVPGMSIVVGRIRHGIDKKSLKFTLLGHNTIRGAAGSTILIGELMYKLGLLEV, encoded by the coding sequence ATGAAAAAGATTAAAGTAGCTCTTTTAGGAGCAACTGGAATGGTTGGACAAAATTTTTTAAGAATGTTAGCTACAAATCCATTTTTTGAAGTTAGCAATTTAGTTGGATATACTTCTGTTGGAAAGAAATATGGAGAAGCTGTTGAATGGATAGTTTCTCAAGATATTCCAGAAGAATATATTGATAAAATAGTTTTTGAAAGCGATCCTAAAAAAATAGATGCTGAAATAGTTTTCTCAGCTCTTCCAGGAAATGTTGCACGTGGTATAGAATCTCAATTTAGTGAAGCTGGTTTTCCAGTAATAAGTAATGCAAGTGCTTATAGATTGGAGAAAGATGTCCCATTAATAGTTCCGGAAATAAATGTAGAGCATCTTGAATTAATAAAAATTCAGAAAAGGAATAGGAAATGGGATGGGTTTATTGTAACAAATCCAAATTGCTCAACAATAGCTTTAGTTTTAGCATTAAAACCAATTCACGATCTTTTAACAATAAAGAAAGTTTTTGTTACTACTATGCAAGCAGTTTCTGGTGCAGGATATCCAGGTGTCCCTTCTTTAAAAATTATAGATAATGTTATCCCATTTATAGAACAAGAAGAAGAAAAAATGGAAACTGAAACTCTTAAAATATTAGGAAAATTTAATGGAGAAAGTATTGATTATGCAAATATAAAAGTTTCAGCTTCATGCAATAGAGTTCCAGTTATAGATGGACATATGGAATCTGTATATATTGAAACTGAAGAAGAAATAGATATAGAAGAAGTAAAAAATGCTTTAAAGAATTTTAAAGGAAAACCTCAAGAATTAAATCTTCCAACAGCTCCAAAAGAACCAATAATTGTTAGAGAAGAAAAAGATAGGCCCCAACCTAGAATGGATAGACTTTCAGGATCTGTTCCTGGAATGAGTATTGTAGTTGGAAGAATTAGACATGGAATAGATAAAAAATCTCTTAAATTTACTCTTCTTGGACATAATACTATTCGTGGAGCAGCAGGTTCAACTATTCTTATTGGAGAATTAATGTATAAATTAGGCTTATTAGAGGTTTAA